The region CCGCCAGTGAGCCCGTGCCTTACAGCACGACGCAGCACCCGCTTCCTTCACCCTTCTCAAATGTCAAAAGAGCGGCACGTGTGGCGGCCTCGAAAACGTCGTCAACTCCCTCACCGCTCAAACTGGAGCATTCGAGATATCTCCTCGCACCAACTTCTCGAGCAGCCATTTCTCCGTCGTGGGGCGTGAGGAATCGCTGGGATTTCTTGCGCATTTCTTCGATTGCCACCGGGTCTTCTCGTAGATCCTTTTTCAATCCTACGAGAATGATGGGGACGCCAGCGCATAGTCTGGTCGCTTCCTCAATCCACTGCGCGGGGAAAGTGCCCAGTCAGTCGTCAATGCTGCGTCTAATAGCGGGCTGCACCATGCGTACCTTGTTCTTCACGTTCTCCAAGGAATCAGGCGTGTCAACCGAGAAGCCAATTAAAATGACATGTGCTTTTGAGTATGCTAACGGCCGTAGTCTTTCGtaatcttcttgtcctgctgTATCCCACAGGGCCAATTGAACTGATTTACCATCTACTCTGCAGTCGGTGACGTAGTTTTCGAATACAGTCGGAATCTAAATGTAGTAAGATTAGTATTCGAATTCGGCAAGGGTCTGCTTAGGACAAATCTCACATATCGCTGAGAAGAGCATGTTAGCTACAGGATCGCAGAGTGACATTGAGGATCGGGGGGAACCAACCGTGGGGAAGTAGCCCAAGGTGAACACGCTGAGCAAACTAGTCTTTCCGCAGGCACCATCACCGATAATGACAAGTTTTCTGTAGATAGTTGGTGGTATGTCAGCAATTATTCTCAGAAAAGATTTTCTCAAACCAATACGGCGAGTAGAAATTGGCCGTCGGGTTGGTGCACGAGCAATGCAAGGGTTGGTCGAGGCGCTTGGGGTTTGATACGCCGTAATCGTACCTGCGGATAACATTTTGAGAATTTGAATTGGCCATCTTGAAGGCTAGGTAGCTGAGACGCCAGACGTGCAAGAAATCGGCAGCGAGCGATTGGATCCTGTTGGCGTTCTTCAGAAGTCCACGGCCACGCAATCGACGGGATCCAATTGGGCCAGGTgaggcagctgctgcagtcGACAGTTGCTCGGCGGTGGTTGATCGAAAGgaacaaggacgacaaagTTCTCTTTTATCCTTCCTGACTGGTGTTTATCAAACGCAAGAGGGCAAGGCAGGTCTGGGGAGTTCGGAGGCCGCAGTGGGACGAGGGCTTGGTTGGGTGAGAGAGGTTCTGTCGAATACGAGCCTCAGGAGGACTCCAAGGAACAATTGCCGGGTTTCGGTTTCGAGGgccgttggtgatggggaCGAAACGAAACGGGAAGAGCTCGTAGGACGTAGACGCGGTGGAAGTTccttgtcaaggacaagagcGGGGATTCAATCCAGCTTTTAGCAAAGATCCGGGTCGCAGGGTCGTGGCATGGAGGAGTGGACAAGCAAAGTCAAagcaaagctgcatgtggtgagCAAAGTAACTCGTCGCGACACTAAGCGAAGGTAGGCTTCGGGAGTACGAATTGAAAGCGAAAGCAACTGAGGtaagcaagcaagcaagcagcaaGTCCCACGAACGAACCACCAGCTTTAGGAGTACAGACGGTCCgaagggaaagaaggaagCAAATCAACGGTCAAGATCCGTCGGAGCagagagcagagcagacatGCACAAGCTTGGTTTCTAGGATTGGGGGGTCCGGGTCTCTGATggatgggacatggagagccccagccagccctcAGCCAGACGCTAGAATTGGGGGCAGATGGGGCGGTGATCGCTGTCTTGTGCTGAGCTCGGAGCGGCTGTGCTTACATAACGGCGATTCCGGGAGGGAACTTCGTCATCGCTGGCACCAAAATGACACCAGACCTTCAATACTTGGCCCAGGACCAGTCACAAAGTCCTGCTGGTAGGACTtgacttgaagaagctgtcaATTGGCATGACCGGGGTTTATTGCGGGCAGGCAGCATTGAATGAATTCGCGACGACACGACTGGACAGATCAGGCAAAGCAGGGACTCGCCtgcatgggcatggacaGCACGCGCAGGTGGGCATGAACTTGAGACCCGGAGAAAGGACCAACTTGGCATCAGTTTGTATCACACAGGGACAAGCTGTTGAACGTTGAAAGGGCAAAGGCTATCCAGACTGGGTTGAACTGCCATACCGAGCGCCGCAAGTGTCCAGTCTGAGGCTGCCACAGCTCTGTGCTGGCCCAGGTTAAGCCGAGCTCAAGCCCAGCTCACACATGGACCCAGTTGAGCCCAGCCAGGTCTCCATCCAACCCCTGGCCTTGCTTGGGGCTGCGAGTGAGTTGATTGGTCACAATGACAGTTGACTTGTGGGCAGCTCGTTTATCATTGACTGACATCTGGACTCCTTGACAGCTGGCCAAGAGGTGaagctacggagtactttaAAAAGTATCTGATCAAATCAATTCTTGTCATTTCGGGCGCAAACTTTAAAACCGCGCCTGGCCCAGTGTCCTGTATTCCAACGTGTACCTCTCCAAGCCACTGTGTCCATTTTTACGATTCCATTGCGCAATGCCAATCGGCGAATTTCTCCTTGTGCCATATGTCATGTCATGCCGTGCAGCGGCGAAGCCGTATACGGAGTATTCCGGttcatcaaatgtctggtcacaTACTAGGTAGTTGTTGGTTTTGCCCAAGTCGTCAAAGGGCTGCCATGTGCGTGTGCCGCGTTTAATATGAGTTGCAGCTTGTCTCTCGGCGAACCGGAATACGACTTGACgcccaccagacggcatcAGAAAAAGCAACGGGCCTGGCACTTTCAAGGTACGAAGTGGAAGGTGTGCAAAGTTGCAGAAACTCATGCACAACAGCCCGCGTGCTGGGCCACACcttttggtgatggtggtgtgtgTGTTTCCGCGCCTTCGGAGTGCATCTGACCAACTTTGACGGCACAACATCCTGTTGCTTGTCTGGAGGCCAAATGGAGAATTTATCCCCAGCAAGTGGACGCCTCGGACCCTTcgctgctgtggctgtcagGAGGTGCCAGTAAAATACAAAGTAATTGCGCCCGTGGCTTTTACTTTGTTTGACGGTTGGAGGCTGTGTGCACCCAGACAAACGTAGCAAACAATTTAGGACATAGAGGATCAATGACAGGAGACCAAGTGGAGGGTTTTGGAAAGTGCAATTATCGACACCGCCCAATGACTCTGTCGAcctttgcatttgcatgGGCAATAAACAGCTCAACGGGGacaacctcctccagctGAAGTCTGATAGTCTGGGGCGTAAGCAAACAGACATCATGGCGCGCCATATATTGTTTTACAATCCTGTACCTGTCCAGAGTAGTAGTGGGCTGGAGACGAGGCTGACAGGGGGACTTGTCCTGCCTCGATCTTGGCCAAGTTCCCTCCTCGTATCCATTGGCTTCCGTTGGCGAGGCCTAACGACGGGCCAGTTGCCCTTGAAAGTCCCTGATGACGAGGCCCGGCATTTGAACCATGACCTCAAACGTGGTTTTGTGTGGTCATTCGGATGATGTTCCCGTTTGGCTGGAACACACCCCTGCACAGTGACCATCTGGTATAGCTCCTCCGAAGCCTTCGAATCGATATACTTGAAACGGCCTGCGTACTCCATATCAGGCCCGGAAGCCAGGCAATACAAACCAGTGGAGAGTAGGAAGCGTCTTGTTCTCGACAGATTTTATATAGCACAATGCATGCACAGGGGCGTAGTGACGAGTTGCTGACAGGTCGCAGCAATGGAGCAATTATTTAAGTATGGGATAGCGAGAATGCCGATTCTCAGAGTGAATAAAGACGCAGGCCCCAGATTCTAAAATTTCCGACCTCTTCGAAAAAGATTTTCCATGCCGTTCAATTTCTGATTATGTTCAGCCACTGtgccaaaacaccatggTGCATTGTCACTTCTTTCCAAGTCGAGCGCGTGTGTCTGCGTGTGTCTGTGTTCAGACAAAACAGTCAATTATGAATGGCAGCTTGTGAATGCAGAAATTGCACAATTGAACAATTCTACTACTACCTCAGGACCCAATGAATCACGTTATTCACCAGGCATCATCTATTCATCAAGGTTCACAGCACTGTACTTGACAATTGTAGATGGAGATTGAAAAGGTCCACAATTGCTCGTTCATCCACCATCTTCGGCGTTCACAGGTGGCAGCTCTGCAACATGGAAACAAACGTCAAGAACAATGCCGTCACGTGCGCCATCACGAGTGGTGGTGTATTCTTTCGTCACCGCACAGCTGCACCACAGAATGGGTTTGCTTCAAGGATGAGACCCAGTTTTTATTGGCTTCAAGAATGGCCCGTCCTGCATGGCCCAAATGTACCGCCGCCATGTAACTACACTACGTCGTGACTTTCACCTCTCAGCCAGCCTGCCCGATCATCAACCTCGAAAACCACCAGACCTACAACAACTGCTCGCCTTTTCGCtgctttctttctctctgCTCGTTCTGGCTGCTAGGAGCACCCACGCGCTACATCTCACAGGGACGAATTCGTTCCAACGAGGCACGCGGCTGTCCCCCCACTGGCGTCATTGCTGACCTAACCCTCAAATTGGCCAACTCGAATCCGAGTGGGTGAGTACCTAGTGTGCCTCAATTTGAGCCGCTTTCCAAGAACATCCACCAAATGCCATCACAACCTCACACGTCGCCCTCCGCCCTCCGCCTTCCCGCAGCAAACAACCCACCCCCTGCCTCCTGTCGCATGCTGAAGATTTATTACAAGCGTAGCCTGCTTTCCGACCGACGCTGACTTGTCCCTTTTTGTGCGCACCTCAGAACCCGACCATAGGATTCGCGGCGAGCGGGCCACCAGCAATCATCACCTCTTCATGGTGTCGCCCCCCGACGTTCCGTAGAACGTACGATGCCGGCCACCAACCAGAAACCGGCCCCTCTTACGCCGGCATCGCCTCGAAATACCGCCAAGTATACGAACAAGGATGGCTCAAAGTTCATCACCGTCCCCAAAAGCACTCCCTCCGACTCGTCCCAACCTTCTACCCCGACAATTGCCGCCAAATCGACACATCCTCCGCCGAATCATTCCAACCCAGACGTCCCTGTTCAACCCGTGAatcgcaagaagcagaagcgtCGCCAAAAGGCATTGGCAAAGGCCGCGGCTGCGGAGCTAGCAGCCAACGGGCTTGCAGACCCCGCATCAACGTCTCAACAACCCAGTAGGCCTTCTCCCGAAGACCAGGAAGCCGCTTtcagtgatgatgaagctgaggaCGCGTTGAACGGGGACTTGGACGGTACAGGATCGAATGGACACAATGACTCCACCTcaaaatccaagaagaacaagaagaaaaagaaaaagaacgtggctggccaaggcgaTGCTGATCAATCTCCCGCCGTCTCAACTTCTGCTCTTCAAACGGCCGCTCAGGATAGCTCTCGGCCGTCAGGCATGTCACGAGATAAGATTTGGAGTACAAGTAACCATGAAGAACGAGAGCGGATTAAAGAGTTCTGGCTCGGACTGGGCGAGGACGAGCGAAAGTCACTTGTCAAGGTAGAGAAGGATGCTgttttgaagaagatgaaagaGCAACAGAAACATACATGCAGTTGCAGCGTATGTGGACGGAAACGAACAGCcattgaggaggagctcgAGGGTCTGTATGACGCGTATTATCTCGAGCTAGAACAGTTCGCCAACCAAGGCGAAGGGCCGCCAATGCTGTCACCGCCGGCACGAGATTTTCCCCCTCGACCTCCCCCTCGACTCCACTCGAGTTATACACCACAACAACCGTCTCACGGTAGGATTGTAGAACACGTGAccgacgaagacgacgacgacgaattggaagaagaagtgTACAGTGAAGACGAGgtggaggatgacgagtaCAGCGACGACGAACCCCCGGAACAGTTTCACAATCCCTACGAACGAGATATGACGGATTTCTTGACATTTGGCAACAGTTTGCAAGTCAAGGGTACGCAACTTCTTGAATCTCTTCTCAGCGTATATGGTAACATGGACTTAGGCGGCATTCTCACCGTAGCGGATGACCTCCTTAAGAACGACGGCAAGCGATTCATCGAAATGATGGAACAGCTAGCAGAACGCCGAATGGCTCGCGAGGAGGACGCCAGAGAACACTTCTCTCGCGGCTATGGTCATCCCAACGGCTCATACTCCACTCCTCATAATCATGCTCCtcaagatgacgacgactacgaagacgaagaagatgaggaggaggattatGAGGACAGCCAAGAAGAGGAGtatgaggatgaagaggtATATTCCAATCCTTCTGTGATGCCGTCCAAGTTCCATACTGAGTGCTGCTGCCAGGACCCAATGACGGATGAACAGCGAATGGAAGAAGGGCGTCGGATGTTCCAAATATTCGCAGCTCGCATGTTTGAACAACGAGTCCTGTCTGCATACAAGGAGAAGGTCGCCAAAGAACGGCAAGACAAGCTGTTAGAGGAGTTAGAGGAGGAAATTAGGCAAGTTGACcagcaaaaggccaagaaagcCAAAAACgcccaaaagaaaaaggacaagGCGGCCCAGAAGAAGCAAGCCTTGGCCGAAGAAAAGGCGCGGAAGGAGGCTGAGAAGGctgccgaagaagctgctcggCTTGAGTCAGAGCAGAAGAGGATTGCtgaacagaaacagaaaGCCGAAGAGAAGCGACGATTAAAGGAATCTCAAAAgaaggccgaggaagaagctcGACTAAGAAAGGAAGCAGAACGCCAACGTCGCCTTCACGAACAGCGGGAGAAACAAGCGGAACAAGAACGCAAAGCTCGAGAAGCCAAAGAACGCGAAAAGAAGCTgaaagaagagcagcggCAAAAGGAAAAGCAGGCCCGAGATCAGAGAGAACGGGAAGCTCAAGAACGAAAGGAGAAGCAAGAGCGGGACAAACGTGAAAAGGAGGCGAGAGCCGCCAAGGCGCAGAGGGAGagtcaagaagctgctcagcgagcaaaagaagacagggccaaccacaacaccaacaaatCTTCAGCTCAAGCTGCGCAATCTGCTCCATCGCAACCTCTCCAGATCCCCAAGCGAGGACAAACTCATTCCGCCGCTCCTCTGCCGACCGTTCTGCCACAGCACCCACCCAACCCGGCTAGTTATGCTTCTCCAAAGATTCCAGTGGCCACGCCAGCGATCCCCAAGGCGCCCACGCCGATTAGATCCCGTGCTTTATCACAACAGCAGGACTCCGGCCCGGGTAGCTCTGCGGCGTCCCAGTCCGCGTCAGTGCCCAGTCAGAATCCGTCACCGCACCCAGGAACACCTATCCAGGCCAGTCCCGTGCCCATTGGGCAAGAGAGAAAGGCCAGTGCAAGCAGCTCAATTATTGGATCTCAACTCAATCAACCAGCATCTCCCCATAGCTTGCAGAGCAGGCTGCCTAGCCACACGCCACCTTTCCAAATGCCACCAGGGATGGGTCTACAACCGCCACCAGGTTTGGCGCAACACCGGCCACAAGGCTTTCCCAGCCCAATCTCGCATGAGCCCATGTACCCGATGGGATACCGCCCGGGTCCtaacatgatgatggctcCTCCCGGTCTCAATGGTCCCGGGGCTCGAGGATTTCCACCTGGTCCAATGGTCCCTCCTGGATTCAATCACGCATCGACCGACCCCTTCCCAATGAACCAAGGGTTTCCAATGGCGAAGGAAGGGCCAGTTCCGACACATACACGTCAAGGATCTACAGGATATGACGGCGGTGCAGGAGTTCCAACCCAGCCTATTGGGAGACCTGCACCGATTGGTCGTCCCGGCAGCTTAAGTCAGCGACCCTCAcgcgatgaggacgaggataCCCAGCATTTGGGCAGCAGCGCTCTGGTGGCTGACGACGAGCCTCTGCTGGAAGGAATCAATCCGGGCAGTTTGCGTAACCAGCCCCCGGGCCCGCGCGGAGGGTTCGCAACGAGCCCGTTTATGGATACTGGGTTCTCCATGGCACAGAATCCCTGGGGTCCTCCGGCCGCAGCTGGACAACCATTTGCGCCGCCTGGCTTTCCGGCTCCAACTTGGGGCTCTCCCTCAATCCCACCGGGCTTTCCCATGGGCTCCCCGACGCCAGGGATGAGCACCATGAGCACCATGCGAAGCTCATCTCAGCCTCGTCATGTCACGGTTCGATCGGCCATGTGTGCCGTGTGCCGGCAAATGTCTGAGTCTGCAGTAGCGGATACAGAAGGGTATATTGACCTAAGCATGGTCAAGGCACGGGTCGAGATTTATGCCAATGATGCCTCGCTCACCGAACCGTATTTATTGAACCTCTGTGACACTGAGGGTAGTAATTCGAACGGCGGCGGGACGTTTGAAATCAAGCGCGACATGGGCGACACTGGCAAGCACAGAATCCGATGGTCTCCAGATCAAGGCGATACTTTAGGGCACCATGGACATCGAGCGGTCGGGGCGCCGGGAGAGATGTGCAGTCCCCAGACAACCCGAGCGCCCTTGCAGGGCCACTAGAAGAGCCCCTCTGAAGTGGGCAGGGTCTCTGGCAATGTGAGTCCGTTGAGACGAGAAGCCGCATTGAGGGTTGGCAATGGTTTGGCCAGGAAGGGAACCGTGGGATCAGCTTCTAGGTCCATGTCAGTGTCAGTGCCATGGACGGCTCGAGATGGTCTAAGTACCCGCGCTGCCACGCCGGCCGTAACCTGTGGTGTCAGATTATTGAACAATACGTCCTGGAGACCGACCCAGCAGCAGAATACAGCAGGGTCCGAATTCGCAACGAGAACAGCCGTTAACCCCGGCGTCTTTTTGGTGGGCCACCGttctcttgcttctcctGACCGTACAAGAAGACACCACAGCGAGGGCTAACTCTACACTGCCTTTTGTGATATTGCAATTCGTACCGTAAGCGGGGCCCGACACACAACCACGGGCCATCTTGGAATGTTCTCAGCGGAACCAGTGGTGGAGATACCTGCCGAAGAAACGAGACGTCATGGAAAGCATGGATGGGGAAGGCTGACGGAAATGAGAAATAGTGAAGGATATGGAGATGAACTGTGGTTGGTTTTGCAGTGTTCTCAGTCACCGATGGCTTATGTCAGCCAGTGGTCATCATGGTCGCCTGTCATTATAATATGGCCACCAGCGGACTGAAGGGATCGCGGAAGTCGTTATTTTCATTACTCTTTGTTCGATTAGCAGATATCAAGCATTGCCCGCCGAGGATGACGGAAGGGCTATTGAACAGTATTTGGAGTGCGTCGTGTGTCCTGTGACAGTATCATGTGCAACACCATGTTCTTCTGGATTAACCCATAATCATGATTCAGGGCAATCCTAACAGGACCAGAATTGTTGCCCATATCTACAATATGAACATTGTCACAAGAAACTCCAGGTACGCCTCCACTAGCGACTCCACTTGACGAATGTCTATGCAAAATATTGATTTATATGCTGTGATTACAAAAGAATTCCCAAACCAAATgcatcatttccatccaaAATACAACCCGCGCTGGACCATATTTCCAATTTGTTTTTTCACCACCCGACTTGACCCACCCCCAGGATACAACTGTGTCCACTTCCCATTTACGCATGGCCGGGCTGGTCCTGGAAGGGATTGGGACCACTGGCATCCTGTGTCTGCTGCATCAACGGCGCACGCGCCTCCTGCGCACGCTGCTTCTTCGTAGCTGCGCGGGCGAGCGCAACGGCTTCGGCCTTGGCGGCCACTTTCTTGTGGTGGCTGCGTTCGCGGCAGCACGCAAATGTCAGATACGCGAGACCAATGACGATGAATGCGGCAAAcacgatggcgatgatgatgccgcccGTGTCGATGGACTGCTCCTTCATACATATATCCTGGTGGCCGCCGTCGACGGTGCAGATCCAGCCGGAGAGACAGTCGCTAGAGGTGCCCTTTGAAGGCGTACAGGTGTttgtcttggtcttgccgtTCTCGGTGACCACGTCGCAGGACGTGGTGTCGAATTCCTTGACGTCGAAGCAGTCTTTGCCCTTTTTCGTGGGCGCAGCCGTGGTAGTCGCCCTGGCCATCAGGGGAACGCCCTCGACGGTAGTCGTGGCAGCGACCATGGCGGCGCGGAATCGCTTTCGCAGCTCACCCGCGCGGAGGTACTCTGCGCAGCGGTCGGAGATGTATTTGACGTCGGTGGCGGCTTGGGCGGCAGAGCAGCCGGCGGTGGTGTAGCATGACTCCAGGTCGGACTGCTCAAAGGTAGAGAGCGAGGAGAGGCACTGGCTGACGATTTGGCGGTCGCCGCAGTCGGTGTACTCGGCGAGTTGTTGGCTGTGGAGTTTGAAGCATTCGTTTTGGGGGAGGGCGGTTGCGGTGCTGGCGAGGAGGGCCGCCGCGATGTGGATGGACCGCATGATATATGTTTTTTTTGGTGGTAGGTTAGGCCGGTTTTCGTAGGTGGCTTTTGGAGGTTTGGGTGATTCTCGTATTTTTTTACCCTTTTGCTGCGAGGTGGATCTGGGGTtctgggtctggtgtttATGCGGATGGGTGGGAAAATTGGGGACGACCCTGACGCCCGCAGATGGATTGCTATAAaatgttggaggaggagaggggGGGATTGTCGTTATAATGGACTGCGGAAAGGGGTGTTCTTGATGATGGGAAGAGATGAGGTTCGGTTTCGTCTCACACGCACCTGgggggagaagaaaaaggagtTGCGGCTCGAGCCAAGACGGACATGGACCCTTCAGCTGCTCCAATAGCAGATGCGGGCTAGCTGATTTTGGTTCCGTGCGActgaccaggccagacacttggacgatggatggatcaaatggcatgCAGCGAACCAAGGATGGGAAATGGCACTGGGCAATCTGTCCGGGGTGCGTGAGACGCAGCTTGAGGAACGAGGCCATTTGACTGGTTCGTCGTGGTCCGAATTtactggtctggtgtcaatggcatgggaatTGAGGCGCTGTCAGCCTTAGCTCAGCCGATTTGTGGCTGACGGCTTTTGTGAGCATGGTCTGGACTGTCAGCAGTGGCATGCGGCAGTGCATTGAAATTTGACAGGGAGAAGATTTCATAGAGCGAGGCTATTTTTAGGCTGTTCACGATGCAGCAAGCACAGAGTGTTGATACCCAACatgaatcaattgatgtcaaaaTGCAGTCCCTCCATCCATCAGCTGTGCCTGCCAATCTGAATCTTGGCCACTACAGATTCTGGGGTCGGGTATCTACCCGCTTGTGTCACAAGTAAGGGGTCGCGTTGTGGAAGATCGACACGCTTGCATCATGGAGGTGCTGGTCGCGGAAGTCCGGAGTAGTGCAAAtaatacggagtaaatgGTACGGAATTGATGTATCTGTCTCCATCATGCCTGATGTAGATGAAGTTGTGGCCGGACCAACAGCTCACTTGA is a window of Pochonia chlamydosporia 170 chromosome 5, whole genome shotgun sequence DNA encoding:
- a CDS encoding RAS-like GTPase, Rho2 subfamily (similar to Metarhizium robertsii ARSEF 23 XP_007816505.1); this translates as MANSNSQNVIRRYDYGVSNPKRLDQPLHCSCTNPTANFYSPKLVIIGDGACGKTSLLSVFTLGYFPTRYIPTVFENYVTDCRVDGKSVQLALWDTAGQEDYERLRPLAYSKAHVILIGFSVDTPDSLENVKNKWIEEATRLCAGVPIILVGLKKDLREDPVAIEEMRKKSQRFLTPHDGEMAAREVGARRYLECSSLSGEGVDDVFEAATRAALLTFEKGEGSGCCVVL
- a CDS encoding stress response protein nst1-like protein (similar to Chaetomium thermophilum var. thermophilum DSM 1495 XP_006693569.1), giving the protein MPATNQKPAPLTPASPRNTAKYTNKDGSKFITVPKSTPSDSSQPSTPTIAAKSTHPPPNHSNPDVPVQPVNRKKQKRRQKALAKAAAAELAANGLADPASTSQQPSRPSPEDQEAAFSDDEAEDALNGDLDGTGSNGHNDSTSKSKKNKKKKKKNVAGQGDADQSPAVSTSALQTAAQDSSRPSGMSRDKIWSTSNHEERERIKEFWLGLGEDERKSLVKVEKDAVLKKMKEQQKHTCSCSVCGRKRTAIEEELEGLYDAYYLELEQFANQGEGPPMLSPPARDFPPRPPPRLHSSYTPQQPSHGRIVEHVTDEDDDDELEEEVYSEDEVEDDEYSDDEPPEQFHNPYERDMTDFLTFGNSLQVKGTQLLESLLSVYGNMDLGGILTVADDLLKNDGKRFIEMMEQLAERRMAREEDAREHFSRGYGHPNGSYSTPHNHAPQDDDDYEDEEDEEEDYEDSQEEEYEDEEVYSNPSVMPSKFHTECCCQDPMTDEQRMEEGRRMFQIFAARMFEQRVLSAYKEKVAKERQDKLLEELEEEIRQVDQQKAKKAKNAQKKKDKAAQKKQALAEEKARKEAEKAAEEAARLESEQKRIAEQKQKAEEKRRLKESQKKAEEEARLRKEAERQRRLHEQREKQAEQERKAREAKEREKKLKEEQRQKEKQARDQREREAQERKEKQERDKREKEARAAKAQRESQEAAQRAKEDRANHNTNKSSAQAAQSAPSQPLQIPKRGQTHSAAPLPTVLPQHPPNPASYASPKIPVATPAIPKAPTPIRSRALSQQQDSGPGSSAASQSASVPSQNPSPHPGTPIQASPVPIGQERKASASSSIIGSQLNQPASPHSLQSRLPSHTPPFQMPPGMGLQPPPGLAQHRPQGFPSPISHEPMYPMGYRPGPNMMMAPPGLNGPGARGFPPGPMVPPGFNHASTDPFPMNQGFPMAKEGPVPTHTRQGSTGYDGGAGVPTQPIGRPAPIGRPGSLSQRPSRDEDEDTQHLGSSALVADDEPLLEGINPGSLRNQPPGPRGGFATSPFMDTGFSMAQNPWGPPAAAGQPFAPPGFPAPTWGSPSIPPGFPMGSPTPGMSTMSTMRSSSQPRHVTVRSAMCAVCRQMSESAVADTEGYIDLSMVKARVEIYANDASLTEPYLLNLCDTEGSNSNGGGTFEIKRDMGDTGKHRIRWSPDQGDTLGHHGHRAVGAPGEMCSPQTTRAPLQGH
- a CDS encoding adenovirus e3 region protein CR2 domain-containing protein, with translation MRSIHIAAALLASTATALPQNECFKLHSQQLAEYTDCGDRQIVSQCLSSLSTFEQSDLESCYTTAGCSAAQAATDVKYISDRCAEYLRAGELRKRFRAAMVAATTTVEGVPLMARATTTAAPTKKGKDCFDVKEFDTTSCDVVTENGKTKTNTCTPSKGTSSDCLSGWICTVDGGHQDICMKEQSIDTGGIIIAIVFAAFIVIGLAYLTFACCRERSHHKKVAAKAEAVALARAATKKQRAQEARAPLMQQTQDASGPNPFQDQPGHA